ctggaaagaacataacactacaatgtgtaagtagatcatattgtagattggcaagccAGTGTAAATCCTCTGCACTGACTaattttaggactaacttatatttgaacatataatcatatttatattccactatgattacgtcactataaatacgattagctatatgctcgcgatttaatagaagtttatattaaaaaaataaacatgaaaataaaacatgtgagcaaagtgattgaccaagtcaaaaaattgatttctattattttattaataataaatgagattacaaagaaatgaATTTTAATTAGGTCATAAAACCCCAATAGATTATGCTTATTATGGAAATGTCTATGTTATTTCAGTTTAAAGTTATGATGTTGAGACTAGTTTGTATTGTGATTATTTGTTGTGTTTTATGCTTGTACTTCTTTACTgggtttttagctcacccccttacttttctcCTTTCAGGTAGACGATATGATTTCTATTTGGCATGCATGGTGATCTGGGGAGTTCCAAAATCAAGTGTGTATCCCGTGATGAGCTATGAATGAAATCGATTTAGGAACGCCAATTGACTTGTGTTGAATTTTAtcatgttttatttaaatttcagTGGGgcttttgttattttctcttatgaCTGCatgaaagatattttattttgttatgaACAAATGAGCCTATAGTGCATGATTTTAATAAGGCCCCACGAAACCTTTTGGATAATTGTTGGCATTTATCTGTATAAGCATAAAAATGACATTTGTGCAAAGATAGTTGAGATAGGGCATTTTACATTACGGTTCCAAATATATACgttttaaaatacagagtaccaAATATGTTCGATTTCAAAATGCAAGGTACTAAATTAACATTATTgtaaacatagggtaccaaaccgatactttacaaaaacacatggtaccaaatggttaccagCCCTTCATTATAATACAATATAATATGACATAATACGGTGCTATCATTAAGTCATTTTACAACAATTAGATCACTTGTTGAATAAAAGATAGTATAACTTCATGTTTAAGtgaattttagaaaataaaacaatttttagttAAGAAATTTTGAAAGGCCATAAGAGATTTTGTGTTGGATTCACTTGAGTGTTTGCTTTAAGATTAGTGAGTATAATTATGAATATTTATGGTCCGAAAATTTTAAGTTGTAAAATACTAAAGAATAAATCTACAACTTTATAAAGTaatcaatgttttttttttggtaaaaaactaaagaaaaatatTTAACTTTATTAGGTActcaaaatttaacaaattttaattGTTAAATGCTAGAGAATAAATTTATTGCTTGATTACAtactcaaaattttaaaattttgaataattaaatgctaaaaactaaatttttaattttatttcttcaaaaatgaaaataaaaaattgttaaatactaaaaaaaaaaaaatctataaaaaaactCTATATACATAATATAATGATTCTAACTAACATAATGAAAGCGAGAATACCAAATAAGAAACATGAGTAATATGTGCACATAATTTTTAGACTCAAATATTACACATACTTGGTAGCATATATTTTTAGCCAATCATGTTTAGTTTAGATAGGTCCGAATAAATTAAAATGACTTACCACATAGGTGTATGTAATGTTGGGTGTAAAAAAATGTGTGCACATATTTTTACTCTGTTTTAAAAGCATTAtaattgaaaagaaaaattagCATCAATACTCCTAAAAATTGTGCATGAATTCTCATTTTAGTCCCTAAGCTTTTTTCTGAGCAATCAAATCCTTAGATTTGTTAAATGATAGCATTTAGAACCTTCCTTCAATTATCATTTATAATTAATGAAgacaaaacaaattaaaattacctttaaatttaaaatacaattaacatataataattaatttaaaaatatttaaaataatgaaAAACTGAAAAGTAATAATTTCTCTTTCTTCTGATGAATCGTTGTAGCAACACGAGTCGATAGAATGGCAAAAGACTTCAACTGGGAAGCTCTTTTGACCTCTATTTCTCTCTTgtgcacacacatatatatatataataataatacatttttatttgaattttagaGAGAGTGGTCAGAAGAGCTTTCCTGCAAAAGTCTTCTGTTATTACGCAAGTTTGTGGTGCTGTAACGTAACAGTTTttcaaaaggaagaagaagagagagaaattattgctttttaatttttaattattttaaatattcttaaattaattattctatgtTAATTGTATTCTAAATTAAAAGACAACTGTGActtgttttttttatgttaaaattAAATTGAAGGAAGGAATTAACTGCCATCATTTAACAAACTCGATGATTTGACtgctccaaaaaaaaaattagggactAAAATGAGAATTCATAAATAATTCAGGGGTATTGGTGCtaaaaatccttaaaaaattaCTCCGGAAAAAAAATCAGAAGAATCATGCGCTAAAAAAAAGttatacttaaaaaaataaaaaataaaaacaaaatctcTTCACGTGCTATAGACTATTATGTATCTTCTTGTCAATTTATGAAGATAGAAAACTCAGAAAAGGGTCAACGGAGTagttttaattttcaaatttcttgtcatcaaacaaaaaaaatcttTAAATGCATTTTTTGTCTTTTTGAATAATAATATTAATGAGATGTTCTACGTTAATTACGGATGTCAATCAGTATCTGCGCacatgattaaatattttttttaattactcaaaaaaatagtttttaaataGTCATAAacttttatttgaatttaaattttactAAAGGAAAATTTtgtgataaagaaaaagaaagttaaaagatcatttttttttttaataaaagataacatttcttaaaattttaaaacaatgaatcttttctttttaaaatatataattttttaagaaaaaatatctTTTCAaatactatatattttttatattaataataattcttaattataaaattacattagattaatttttttttgaaaaaaaggaAAGATTCTCTCAATTTTATGATTATCTAGatgtatttctttttttttttttgtttccttttaaAATACGAGTTTGAAGATATGCTTAGAGATTTTTGTtcttaatacataatataatccTAAAAgattaaaatgttaaaaaaattatatatcacTTTCTGTATGATTATTATTTGAGTTGAGAACCTATTTGAATCCAATGGAATAttctttttttataaatatatatatttttggaaaaATATAAAGCATATTTGGTCAAGTTttctatttaaatttaaatatttagatattttttaaaataagataaaaaGCCGGCAACGACAATAATGAAGACTAATTCGATTAGGAAAAGGAAACAGAACACTATACTCCTACTTGAAAAAGATCACTATCTCTGTCTATAAATATTGAAAAACAAAGTCAGCACTTTCAATATTGTACGGTCCCGACTCACCAAAgcctatttttcttcttcttctactacctTTCCTTCTCTTCGATcaaaaactcaccattcttaaCATTCTCTCTGCTTTTGTGACCTCGTGATCTCCGTTCCATGGACACTCTCTCGCATTCGATCATCGCCCCAAAATTCACCATCTCCCACTATGGACTCTCCTCTACCAAACCTCTAACCTTGAGGTCGAATTCCACGGCTAGAACCGCCGCCTTCCGGAGCCGCGTATACGCCGGCGTCAAGATCCAAAGCCCGCCGATCGATTTCAGTGATCCTGATTGGAAATCTAAGTTTCAATCCGATTTCGAGAAACGCTTTAATCTCCCTCACATCACTGATACCTTCCCAGATGCTGAATCCATTCCATCCACTTTTTGCCTCAAGATGAGGTCTATAATTCTCAATCCCAAATTATGTTTTGAATATTAAGTAATTTATAATcacttttttgaaaaaaaattatttcgaaaaattgaatttgattttttttcttttccctttTTAATGCAGGACGCCTGTAACGGAGGAATTTAGAGGAGGGTATCCTTCGGATGAGGAGTGGCATggatatataaataataatgatCGTGTACTCCTTAAGGTGAATTATTGCTGACTTATTTCAAAGATTTCTTATCTGAGTcataaccagttaccataatccATGTCCTAATTTGCCTTTTTGCTTTATTTGTTTGTATATTCTGTTGTTGTTTTTTTCCAGACAATTTACTACTCTTCTCCTACCTCTGCTGGAGCTGAATGCATTGATCCTGATTGTACTTGGGTGGAACAATGGTGAGTCTTTTTTCACTCTCTTATCATATTGATGTTCTAAATTTCTTGGATTGAGCCGCTGAAGGTAATGTGTTTGAAGCTCTTTTGTCGTTCTCTAGAACTTCAAAAGAACAGATTTTTGTGTTGAAGGCATATTGCATGGTTGAATCTTGAACCATAACACTTTTCCACTTATTAAAGGAGCATACACCAGAAAATACAGCAATGTGTTTGAAGCtgttttattgttttttctagaacataaaaaataacagatttttgTTTGTTGAAGGCATAATGCATGGTTGAATCTTGTACCATAAGATTTTTCCCCTTGTAAAAGGAGCATACTCTATGAAATATTGCACTTCGAAATTTAACCCCATTTAACTTCTTTTAATTCCTTAACACATATATCGTTGTGTTTGTTTTGTATGTAATGTTAAAACTATTTGACAACTATATCATTTATTGATGGATGTAGTACTTAATTATTGCAGGGTTCACCGTGCTGGGCCTAGGGAAAAAATATACTTCAAACCAGAAGAAGTGAAAGCAGCGATTGTCACATGTGGAGGCCTCTGCCCTGGTCTTAACGATGTAATCAGACAGGTCGGTTCCATCAGGCAGTAactaaaaatgaaataaatagatctccgtgtatattgtagctatagaAAATACTGATAAGTCTTAACATACATGTGATTTGAAATCAGAAAAAAGTTATTTACGAGAGCCTATATAACAATTCATTATATATCTGCTGCAGATTGTGATTACACTTGAAATATATGGAGTTAAGAAGATTGTGGGTATTCCATATGGTTATCGTGGATTTTCCGACAAAGAATTAGCCGAAATGCCTGTAAGTTCCTGTTTCTGTCTTTCAGATATGCATATAATTTGTTAATGAAGTTTCATTCCCAAAAAGAAAGTGCCAAACTTCTTTAGGTGTGTACGTTAACATATATTTGTACTGTTGGATTGTGATTTTCAGCTAACCCGAAAAGTGGTCCAAAATGTTCACCTATCTGGTGGAAGCTTGTTAGGAGTTTCACGTGGAGGACCAGGCATAAGTGAAATTGTGGACAGCATGGAGGTTTGTTGTTTCCGTTTCTTTAGAGTTATAATTTTGAGGACATATGATTCCTGACCTGACAACATTTATTAATTTGATATCAGGAAAGAGGAATCAACATGCTTTTTGTGCTGGGTGGGAATGGAACTCATGCTGGGGCAAATGTAATTCACAAAGAGGTTGTTATGCGTGTATCTGTTTACATTCCTGTGTTTCTTATCTCATAATCTGGCATGCATTCAACTAAGGTCGCTTTTGAACAGATTACTTAAAGCAGAAATCTTTTGGGATATAAATTGCTTTGGTACAAGTTATTCTAAATTTGTAGATGTAAAGTGCTGTCTCAAGAATTAAAAGTTGATGCATTCCTGATGACTTGAATTCATTCTGCTTTTAGTTTAGGATTCATCACCATGTTTATATGTTCATGTTTTTGTAGAAATTAGAAAGCACTTTACTGCCATATAGATGACTG
The genomic region above belongs to Humulus lupulus chromosome 1, drHumLupu1.1, whole genome shotgun sequence and contains:
- the LOC133806058 gene encoding ATP-dependent 6-phosphofructokinase 5, chloroplastic — translated: MDTLSHSIIAPKFTISHYGLSSTKPLTLRSNSTARTAAFRSRVYAGVKIQSPPIDFSDPDWKSKFQSDFEKRFNLPHITDTFPDAESIPSTFCLKMRTPVTEEFRGGYPSDEEWHGYINNNDRVLLKTIYYSSPTSAGAECIDPDCTWVEQWVHRAGPREKIYFKPEEVKAAIVTCGGLCPGLNDVIRQIVITLEIYGVKKIVGIPYGYRGFSDKELAEMPLTRKVVQNVHLSGGSLLGVSRGGPGISEIVDSMEERGINMLFVLGGNGTHAGANVIHKECCRRGVKVAVVGVPKTIDNDILLMDKTFGFDTAVEEAQRAINSAYIEAHSAYHGIGIVKLMGRSSGFIAMHASLASGQIDICLIPEVPFHLHGPHGVLRHLKYLIETKGSAVVCVAEGAGQDFLKQTNAKDASGNAVLGDIGVHLQQETKKYFKEIGIPADVKYIDPTYMIRACRANASDGILCTVLGQNAVHGAFAGYSGITVGICNTHYVYLPIPEVISYPRLVDRNSRMWHRCLTSTGQPDFE